From Xenopus tropicalis strain Nigerian chromosome 3, UCB_Xtro_10.0, whole genome shotgun sequence, the proteins below share one genomic window:
- the isl2 gene encoding insulin gene enhancer protein ISL-2: MVDPILPCPLSAAMGEHPKKKAGLAVCVGCGSHILDQYILRVSPDLEWHAACLKCAECSQYLDENCTCFVRDGKTYCKRDYIRLFSARCPRCQGTLPRSELVMRVGERVYHTDCFRCSVCSRRLLPGEEISLRDQDLLCGAEHNLSDSGRPSSLRSHIHKQTEKTTRVRTVLNEKQLHTLRTCYAANPRPDALMKEQLVEMTGLSPRVIRVWFQNKRCKDKKKSILMKQLQQQQLNDKTSLQGLTGTPMVAGSPIRHDSAVQGSAVEVQTYQPPWKALSDFALQSDLDQPAFQQLVSFSESGSLGNSSGSDIASLSSQLPDTPNSMVPSPVET, from the exons ATGGTGGATCCTATCTTGCCCTGCCCGCTCTCGGCTGCTATGGGAGAGCATCCCAAAA AGAAGGCCGGCCTGGCCGTGTGTGTGGGCTGTGGGAGCCACATCCTCGATCAGTACATCCTGAGAGTGTCCCCAGACCTGGAGTGGCACGCAGCTTGCCTCAAGTGCGCCGAGTGCAGTCAGTACCTGGATGAAAATTGCACTTGTTTTGTGCGGGACGGCAAGACTTACTGCAAGAGGGACTATATCAG GTTATTCAGTGCCAGGTGCCCCCGCTGCCAAGGGACTCTGCCCCGCTCTGAGCTGGTGATGAGAGTGGGGGAGAGGGTGTATCACACAGACTGCTTCCGATGTTCTGTCTGCAGCCGCCGACTCCTTCCAGGGGAAGAGATCAGCCTGAGGGACCAAGATCTGTTGTGTGGGGCAGAGCACAACCTGTCAG ACTCTGGCAGGCCCTCATCCCTCAGGTCTCACATCCACAAACAAACAGAAAAGACTACCAGGGTTCGGACGGTACTAAATGAAAAGCAACTACATACATTACGTACATGCTATGCAGCCAATCCCCGTCCAGATGCCCTGATGAAGGAACAGCTGGTTGAAATGACTGGACTCAGTCCGCGGGTTATCCGAGTATGGTTTCAGAACAAGCGATGTAAAGACAAGAAGAAATCCATTCTCATGAAACAGCTCCAGCAGCAGCAACTGAATGACAAAACA AGCCTGCAGGGTTTGACAGGAACACCAATGGTAGCAGGAAGTCCAATCCGGCATGACAGTGCTGTGCAGGGAAGTGCCGTTGAGGTACAGACATATCAGCCACCATGGAAAGCACTCAGTGACTTTGCATTACAGAGTGACCTGGATCAGCCTGCATTCCAACAACTG GTGTCTTTTTCGGAGTCTGGTTCCCTAGGAAACTCTTCTGGCAGTGACATCGCTTCTCTGTCCTCTCAGCTTCCCGACACCCCGAACAGCATGGTGCCCAGCCCTGTGGAGACGTGA